In Vigna unguiculata cultivar IT97K-499-35 chromosome 3, ASM411807v1, whole genome shotgun sequence, a single genomic region encodes these proteins:
- the LOC114175278 gene encoding self-incompatibility protein S1-like encodes MGGLAKIRKEHVVILVVVIGLCSSVVESRKHVSIKNRLGAGNNITLHCQSKDNDLGQQNIENGKEFGWDFSDNVFGTTLFFCDVGWEKVKDYHFNAYSFGRDRVRCDGVGCSWLLSAEGIYGFNGQTGFWEFMYPWPN; translated from the coding sequence ATGGGTGGGTTAGCTAAGATAAGAAAAGAGCATGTTGTGATCCTGGTGGTGGTAAtaggattgtgtagcagtgttGTTGAAAGTAGGAAACATGTGAGCATCAAGAACAGGCTTGGAGCTGGAAACAACATCACTCTGCATTGCCAGTCCAAGGACAATGATCTGGGACAACAAAACATAGAAAACGGGAAAGAGTTTGGGTGGGACTTCTCAGACAATGTTTTTGGAACAACACTGTTTTTCTGTGATGTGGGGTGGGAAAAGGTTAAGGACTATCATTTTAATGCTTATTCCTTCGGCAGGGACAGAGTACGATGTGATGGTGTCGGATGTTCATGGCTCCTATCTGCTGAAGGCATTTATGGCTTCAATGGACAAACGGGTTTCTGGGAATTCATGTACCCATGGCCAAATTAA
- the LOC114175873 gene encoding cation/H(+) antiporter 19-like — protein MERGKNASCPAPMRAESNGGFQHENPMDYALPLLILQICLVVAFTRFLAFLFRPLRQPRVIAEIIGGILLGPSAIGRNEKFLNAVFPEKSITVLETLANIGLLFFLFLVGLELDMRAIRRTGRKALGIAICGIIIPFLLGIATSIALRATISKGADLFPFILFMGVALSITAFPVLARILAELKLLTTDVGRIAMSAAAVNDVAAWILLALAIALSASDASPFVPLWVLLCGVAFVIFVVFAIRPLLVAMANRSLEGEPVKEVYICITLTLVLVCSFVTDTIGIHSLFGAFAVGTIIPKEGSFSRVLTERIEDLVSGLFMPLYFVSSGLKTDVATINGGLSWAMLMLVIFNACFGKIIGTTVVSLLCKVPSTEALALGFLMNTKGLVELIVLNIGKDRKVLNDQAFAICVVMALFSTFISTPMVMVVYKPARRGAPYKRKTIQRDPDTELRMLACFHNTHNIPSLINLIECSRGTGRKGKLCIYTMHLMELSERSSAITMVHMARKNGMPFWNKKRNGKDQMIIAFQDYEKLSGVSVRPMTVISGLNSIHEDICTTAHRKRAAMIILPFHKQQRVDGTMESVGHSFQEMNQLVLCHAPCSVGIFVDRGLGGTSQVQASDVSYEIVVPFFGGHDDREALCYGMRMGEHPGIFVNVYKFVTPAGTSLVGESSNKNTKAMDVIDGNDYDDKKEDDELWNEFLSACNRSSQETMKYEEKVVESKGDIEIALKEMNRCNLIVVGRMPSVAALGSISDCPELGPVGSFVASSDFSTVTSVMVIQQYNPSTDIHPFVREESDLPDIADAPRG, from the exons ATGGAGAGGGGTAAGAACGCGTCATGTCCGGCACCGATGAGGGCGGAGTCGAACGGAGGGTTCCAACATGAAAACCCTATGGATTATGCGCTTCCTCTGTTAATACTCCAGATATGTTTGGTCGTTGCTTTTACTAGATTTCTTGCATTCCTCTTCAGACCACTCAGACAACCCAGAGTCATTGCTGAAATCATC GGAGGAATACTACTTGGGCCATCAGCAATTGGACGAAACGAGAAGTTTTTGAATGCGGTTTTTCCAGAGAAAAGCATCACAGTTCTTGAAACACTGGCCAACATAGGTCTTCTGTTCTTTTTGTTTCTCGTGGGGCTTGAGCTTGACATGCGTGCAATTCGACGAACTGGTCGTAAGGCCCTTGGCATTGCCATCTGTGGGATCATTATCCCTTTTCTTCTCGGAATTGCCACTTCCATTGCTCTTCGAGCCACTATATCCAAAGGTGCTGACCTCTTTCCTTTTATACTCTTCATGGGTGTTGCTCTCTCCATCACCGCCTTCCCTGTCCTCGCCAGGATCCTGGCTGAGCTTAAACTCCTCACCACTGACGTTGGTCGCATTGCAATGTCTGCTGCTGCTGTCAATGATGTTGCAGCTTGGATTCTTCTTGCTCTTGCCATAGCCCTCTCTGCTTCAGATGCATCCCCGTTTGTTCCTCTTTGGGTATTGCTCTGTGGTGTTGCTTTTGTCATCTTTGTTGTCTTTGCCATTAGGCCCTTGCTTGTGGCTATGGCTAACCGTTCCCTGGAGGGTGAGCCGGTGAAGGAGGTGTACATATGCATCACATTGACTCTGGTTTTGGTCTGTAGTTTTGTCACTGATACTATTGGAATCCATTCCCTCTTTGGGGCTTTTGCGGTTGGTACTATTATACCCAAAGAAGGTTCCTTCTCTAGGGTGTTGACTGAGAGGATAGAAGACCTGGTTTCTGGCCTTTTCATGCCACTGTATTTTGTCTCCAGTGGCTTGAAGACCGATGTGGCAACAATTAATGGAGGTCTTTCTTGGGCAATGCTAATGCTTGTTATATTCAATGCTTGCTTCGGGAAGATTATTGGTACTACTGTTGTTTCCTTATTGTGTAAGGTGCCTTCCACAGAAGCCCTGGCTCTTGGATTCCTCATGAACACAAAAGGCTTGGTAGAACTCATTGTTCTCAACATTGGGAAGGACCGTAAG GTGTTGAATGACCAAGCATTTGCCATTTGTGTTGTCATGGCATTGTTTTCTACCTTCATCTCCACCCCAATGGTGATGGTTGTATATAAACCAGCTCGTAGAGGAGCACCTTACAAGCGCAAAACAATTCAACGAGATCCCGACACCGAGCTTCGAATGCTAGCTTGCTTCCACAACACCCACAACATTCCCTCGCTAATCAATCTAATAGAGTGTTCCCGTGGAACCGGAAGAAAAGGAAAGCTTTGTATATACACAATGCATTTGATGGAGCTCTCAGAGCGATCTTCGGCAATCACAATGGTTCACATGGCACGCAAGAACGGGATGCCCTTTTGGAACAAAAAGCGGAATGGCAAAGATCAAATGATCATAGCTTTTCAGGATTATGAGAAActgagtggtgtcagtgtccgCCCCATGACAGTCATTTCTGGTCTGAATAGCATCCATGAGGATATCTGTACTACTGCTCACAGAAAGCGTGCAGCCATGATCATCCTTCCATTCCACAAACAGCAACGTGTGGATGGAACGATGGAGTCAGTGGGACATTCATTCCAAGAGATGAATCAACTTGTGCTATGCCATGCTCCTTGCTCGGTGGGGATTTTTGTTGATCGAGGTCTTGGAGGGACAAGCCAAGTTCAAGCTAGTGATGTGTCTTATGAGATAGTGGTACCTTTCTTTGGAGGGCATGATGATCGTGAAGCCCTTTGTTATGGAATGAGAATGGGTGAGCACCCTGGAATTTTTGTAAATGTGTATAAGTTTGTAACTCCAGCAGGGACATCATTGGTTGGGGAGTCATCAAACAAAAATACGAAAGCAATGGATGTGATTGACGGCAACGATTATGATGATAAGAAAGAGGATGATGAATTGTGGAACGAGTTTTTAAGTGCATGCAACAGGAGCAGCCAAGAGACAATGAAGTATgaggaaaaggtagtagaaagcAAAGGAGATATTGAGATAGCATTGAAGGAAATGAATAGATGCAACCTTATAGTGGTTGGTAGAATGCCATCAGTGGCAGCTTTGGGTAGCATAAGTGATTGTCCAGAGCTTGGACCTGTGGGAAGCTTTGTTGCTTCTTCAGATTTTTCCACCGTTACGTCTGTTATGGTAATTCAGCAGTACAATCCATCAACTGACATTCATCCGTTTGTGAGGGAGGAATCTGATTTACCAGATATTGCAGATGCGCCAAGGGGTTAA